One Streptomyces sp. ML-6 genomic region harbors:
- a CDS encoding sigma-70 family RNA polymerase sigma factor, which translates to MAVELKASIATLYRNLQRAAQQGVVPRSAFEAETATLGLDDTARARLASALLELGLRLEAPTTTATPLDDSGEVKKVAGPRTEKPQPEGWVQPRVGTALRLLDRYVAERAVPERAVAGVARLAGLTASETADMRARAAARFTLLSAEPEAAPAATSDMTELAPEASAPPAPAVGVGVGVGVGVEESAPLTAGLTAAVAAARAVIEEDRYTKRPGKRILTALEEVGLSVLLRGGPRRISVEPTDEELGSLPATDIRRRARDCLAVHNQGLVWVQARAHLGQGLDEDDLFQHGMIGVLRAARKFDPAHGNKFSTYATWWVRQSITRALADEGSAIRIPVHMHELVRKVGRVERELLSAGKSRSAAAVAVACDLPVGKVEEIRRISKVTDSTDRIIGDGTHLGELLEVRTALPSVEVAVLAVLADEGVHDLVALLPERYARIVTLRVGLDGTPPATLDAIGSELGVTRERVRQLESQAFSVLRIALRHPAGNPYGALSEMLTGAGEDGTTNNPVGAISRDLGKPDWRAGIEALTAFRAREGRALPERNHVEDGFPLGKWVAQQRAEGGVGGRGLPVQRRLLLEILGMVWAAPRSAEAQERIRRAHAESRALRTAGRHRRPARTATPPAPHPVPAPASAAPAPAVPETASIEAEQVAEPESRPAPADALKESAPVRALSPATADAGMSPDADTDPDVGAGTDLHAGPDPNTTDTAPAANTTDTNTDPDPDANANANDAGPGADPTDALTTADTLPAPAATDPIDAPVPTGSVGTPEAVAEAPAVLADVPGTAVGVVDDAALRRTSAAAEEATRRLRELEAEVADRVARARAAERNHARAEARAEVDEATRRIRALEAGLADRIAHARAEERNSARAEARAEAEQQIAAVRDEAERLVREAGYAAEERVRQVRASMEHAAAEREEQVLRRVEEEVARRTLGIEEAARQEVLALEARLRQAEAAFAERAHAAQALEQDTAERVRAAERWAEQRVAEAEQAVRSHAAEVERAARARTAEVEQAARSRIAELEARLASMHETPAPPYPYPYPAPSPTPPPAPTPAPTPTPAPAPAPAPADSQQHDTRRWWRRG; encoded by the coding sequence GTGGCAGTGGAACTCAAGGCCTCGATCGCAACGCTGTACCGCAATCTCCAGCGGGCCGCGCAGCAGGGCGTCGTACCGCGCTCGGCCTTCGAGGCGGAGACGGCCACGCTGGGCCTGGACGACACCGCACGCGCACGGCTCGCCTCGGCCCTGCTCGAACTGGGACTGCGCCTGGAGGCGCCCACCACCACTGCCACACCCCTTGACGACTCCGGAGAAGTGAAGAAGGTTGCAGGCCCGCGCACAGAAAAACCACAACCGGAAGGCTGGGTACAGCCGCGGGTGGGTACGGCGCTGAGGTTGCTCGACCGCTACGTCGCGGAGCGGGCCGTACCGGAGCGCGCCGTGGCCGGCGTGGCCCGGCTCGCGGGCCTCACGGCGTCGGAGACGGCGGACATGCGAGCGCGGGCGGCTGCACGGTTCACACTGCTCTCCGCGGAACCGGAGGCTGCCCCGGCGGCGACCTCCGACATGACGGAACTCGCCCCGGAGGCCTCGGCTCCCCCGGCCCCCGCAGTCGGCGTCGGCGTCGGCGTCGGCGTCGGCGTCGAAGAGTCCGCCCCGCTCACCGCGGGTCTCACGGCGGCCGTCGCCGCGGCGCGGGCCGTCATCGAGGAGGACCGCTACACCAAGCGGCCCGGGAAGCGGATCCTCACGGCCCTGGAGGAGGTCGGGCTCAGCGTGCTCCTGCGCGGCGGCCCCCGACGCATCTCCGTCGAGCCGACCGACGAGGAGTTGGGGAGCCTGCCGGCCACGGACATCCGCCGCCGCGCACGCGACTGCCTCGCCGTCCACAACCAGGGCCTCGTCTGGGTCCAGGCCCGGGCGCACCTGGGTCAGGGCCTCGACGAGGACGACCTCTTCCAGCACGGGATGATCGGCGTCCTGCGCGCGGCCCGGAAGTTCGATCCCGCGCATGGCAACAAGTTCTCCACCTACGCGACCTGGTGGGTGCGGCAGTCGATCACCCGGGCGCTGGCGGACGAGGGCAGCGCCATCCGCATCCCGGTCCACATGCACGAACTCGTGCGCAAGGTGGGCCGGGTGGAACGTGAGCTGTTGTCGGCCGGGAAGTCCCGCAGCGCGGCCGCCGTCGCGGTGGCCTGCGACCTCCCCGTCGGCAAGGTGGAGGAGATCCGCCGGATCAGCAAGGTCACGGACTCCACCGACCGGATCATCGGGGACGGCACGCATCTGGGCGAACTGCTGGAGGTTCGCACCGCGCTGCCGTCCGTCGAGGTCGCGGTCCTGGCCGTGCTGGCGGACGAGGGCGTACACGATCTCGTGGCCCTCCTGCCGGAGCGCTACGCCCGCATCGTGACCCTTCGCGTCGGCCTCGACGGCACGCCTCCCGCGACTCTCGACGCCATCGGAAGCGAGCTCGGCGTCACCCGTGAACGGGTACGGCAGTTGGAGTCCCAGGCCTTCTCCGTGCTGCGGATCGCCCTTCGTCACCCGGCCGGCAACCCGTACGGGGCGCTGTCGGAGATGCTGACCGGGGCCGGGGAGGACGGGACGACGAACAACCCCGTGGGCGCGATCAGCAGGGATCTCGGCAAGCCGGACTGGCGCGCCGGGATCGAGGCGCTCACCGCGTTCCGGGCTCGGGAGGGACGCGCCCTGCCCGAAAGGAACCACGTCGAGGACGGGTTCCCGCTGGGGAAATGGGTGGCCCAGCAGCGTGCCGAGGGCGGGGTGGGGGGCCGTGGCCTCCCGGTGCAGCGGCGGCTGCTCCTGGAGATCCTGGGCATGGTGTGGGCCGCGCCGAGGTCCGCGGAAGCCCAGGAGCGGATCCGGCGCGCCCACGCCGAGAGCCGGGCCCTTCGCACGGCGGGGCGGCACCGCCGCCCGGCCCGTACCGCCACTCCTCCTGCTCCGCATCCGGTTCCTGCCCCCGCGTCGGCCGCGCCCGCACCGGCCGTGCCCGAAACCGCCTCGATTGAAGCGGAGCAGGTGGCGGAGCCGGAGTCCCGGCCGGCACCCGCGGACGCGCTCAAGGAGTCCGCCCCCGTCCGTGCCCTCTCTCCGGCAACGGCCGACGCGGGCATGAGCCCGGACGCGGACACCGACCCGGACGTAGGCGCGGGCACCGACCTGCACGCAGGCCCGGACCCGAACACGACCGACACCGCCCCGGCCGCGAACACGACCGACACCAACACCGACCCCGACCCTGACGCGAACGCGAACGCGAACGACGCCGGCCCGGGCGCGGACCCGACCGACGCCCTCACGACGGCGGACACGTTGCCCGCTCCCGCAGCGACAGACCCGATCGACGCTCCTGTGCCGACGGGCTCGGTCGGCACTCCCGAAGCGGTCGCCGAAGCCCCCGCGGTGCTCGCGGACGTGCCGGGCACCGCTGTCGGCGTCGTCGACGATGCCGCGCTCCGCCGGACGTCGGCCGCTGCCGAGGAGGCGACCAGGCGGCTGAGGGAGCTGGAGGCCGAGGTGGCCGACCGGGTCGCTCGGGCCAGGGCGGCCGAACGCAACCACGCCCGTGCCGAGGCGCGGGCGGAGGTGGACGAGGCCACCCGGCGGATCCGCGCGCTGGAGGCGGGGCTGGCCGATCGGATCGCGCACGCCAGGGCGGAGGAGCGGAACAGCGCACGGGCCGAGGCCCGGGCCGAAGCGGAGCAGCAGATCGCCGCCGTCCGCGACGAGGCCGAACGGCTCGTCAGGGAAGCCGGGTACGCCGCCGAGGAGCGGGTGCGGCAGGTCAGGGCCTCGATGGAGCACGCGGCCGCCGAGCGGGAGGAGCAGGTGCTGCGTCGCGTCGAGGAGGAGGTCGCCCGCCGGACCCTCGGCATCGAGGAGGCCGCCCGCCAGGAGGTTCTCGCGCTGGAGGCCCGGCTGCGGCAGGCGGAGGCCGCCTTCGCCGAACGGGCCCACGCCGCGCAGGCGCTGGAGCAGGACACGGCCGAGCGGGTCCGGGCGGCCGAGCGCTGGGCGGAGCAGCGGGTCGCCGAGGCCGAACAGGCCGTGCGCTCGCACGCCGCCGAGGTGGAGCGGGCCGCACGTGCCCGTACGGCCGAGGTGGAACAGGCGGCGCGCTCGCGCATAGCCGAGTTGGAGGCACGGCTCGCATCGATGCACGAGACACCTGCGCCCCCGTACCCGTACCCGTATCCGGCCCCCTCCCCGACCCCGCCCCCCGCTCCCACTCCGGCCCCAACCCCAACCCCCGCCCCCGCTCCGGCTCCCGCTCCGGCCGACTCTCAGCAGCACGACACCCGTCGCTGGTGGAGGCGTGGGTGA
- a CDS encoding SAM-dependent methyltransferase: protein MTDPTAASGPERQKIDTSVPHSARIWNYWLGGKDNYPVDEQAGDAYSAVFPGITTVARSSRAFLGRTITHLVTEAGIRQFLDIGTGLPTVDNTHEVAQRIAPEAKIVYADHDPLVLAHARALLTSTPEGTTSYIDADLTDPDRILSVAARTLDLTRPTALILSNILGHIADHDRARAIVARLMDGLPSGSYLSVNDGSRGVDADYERAQDAYNETGAIPYFLRPVDQITAFFDGLELLDPGVVSVPFWRPDPASPAPQPIGEHGGLARKP, encoded by the coding sequence ATGACCGACCCCACGGCGGCGTCCGGCCCGGAGCGGCAGAAGATCGACACGTCGGTGCCGCACTCGGCCCGGATCTGGAACTACTGGCTGGGCGGCAAGGACAACTACCCGGTCGACGAACAGGCCGGGGACGCGTACAGCGCCGTCTTCCCCGGCATCACCACCGTGGCCCGCAGCAGCCGCGCCTTCCTGGGCCGCACGATCACCCACCTGGTCACCGAGGCCGGGATCCGCCAGTTCCTGGACATCGGGACCGGTCTGCCGACCGTGGACAACACCCACGAGGTCGCCCAACGGATCGCCCCGGAAGCCAAGATCGTCTACGCCGACCACGATCCGCTGGTCCTCGCGCACGCCCGCGCCCTGCTCACCTCGACCCCCGAGGGCACGACCTCCTACATCGACGCCGATCTCACCGACCCCGACCGCATCCTGTCGGTCGCCGCCAGGACGCTGGACCTGACTCGTCCCACCGCTCTGATCCTCAGCAACATCCTCGGTCACATCGCCGACCACGACCGGGCGCGCGCCATCGTGGCCCGCCTGATGGACGGGTTGCCGTCCGGCAGTTACCTCTCCGTCAACGACGGTTCACGAGGGGTCGACGCGGACTACGAGCGGGCCCAGGACGCCTACAACGAGACCGGCGCCATTCCTTACTTCCTGCGCCCCGTCGACCAGATCACGGCGTTCTTCGACGGCCTCGAACTCCTGGACCCCGGCGTCGTGTCGGTGCCCTTCTGGCGGCCGGACCCCGCCTCCCCCGCCCCGCAGCCCATCGGTGAACACGGCGGTCTCGCCCGCAAGCCGTGA